One Antiquaquibacter oligotrophicus genomic region harbors:
- a CDS encoding FAD-dependent oxidoreductase, giving the protein MISPDELRAVPLFSDLTDDQLRFVARSAEDIRLIPGEFVAREGDERALFVVIEGRAELSKEVGGIERVVGKRHPGQVFGEVPVLLSTKLPASMSAAEPSRVVKLDAASLVTLIALAPHINDALSELAVGRMRDLRVLATEAARPELTVMGPMVDPRVHLVCTFLVRNEVQFESVNSDDPANAERLAGASAFPVLDRADGTRMVEPDLREVARASGLPVDPLHDSYDLVIIGGGPTGLTAAVNGAAEGLRTLIVERFAPGGQAGTSSRIENYTGFPFGVSGDDLASRALRQAKRLGSELVVTRTVQSINPDARTITLDGGATIAAKVILLATGVEWRRLPLERIEHFVGNGVYYGAARSDAANAHGKNVYIVGAGNSAGQAAIFFSRHSKSVHLIVRGESLAASMSQYLIDQIAANPHITVETRSEVTALHGDDDLTAIDVTDRRSGASTRRDAEVLFVMIGADAETSWLPGPIARDANGFVLTGAAAKTSSEWTAEREPFALETTVPGIFAAGDVRSGSVKRVAAGVGEGGMAVAFAHQYLAL; this is encoded by the coding sequence GTGATCTCACCCGACGAGCTGCGCGCCGTTCCCCTGTTCTCAGACCTCACCGACGACCAGCTGCGGTTCGTTGCGCGGTCTGCCGAAGACATCCGCCTGATCCCGGGCGAGTTCGTGGCGCGCGAAGGCGATGAGCGTGCGCTCTTTGTCGTTATCGAGGGGCGCGCTGAGCTGTCGAAGGAGGTCGGTGGCATCGAGCGTGTCGTCGGCAAGCGTCATCCGGGTCAGGTATTTGGCGAGGTCCCGGTACTGCTCAGCACGAAGCTCCCCGCGAGTATGAGCGCCGCCGAGCCGAGCCGAGTGGTCAAACTGGATGCCGCTTCGCTCGTCACGTTGATCGCCCTGGCACCGCACATCAACGACGCGCTGAGCGAGCTCGCCGTCGGTCGCATGCGGGATCTGCGGGTGCTCGCCACCGAGGCGGCGCGGCCCGAGCTGACCGTCATGGGTCCGATGGTCGACCCTCGCGTGCACCTCGTGTGCACGTTCCTCGTCCGCAACGAGGTGCAGTTCGAGTCGGTCAACTCGGATGACCCGGCCAACGCCGAACGGCTGGCGGGGGCATCCGCGTTCCCCGTGCTCGACCGCGCGGACGGCACTCGGATGGTCGAACCCGACCTACGCGAGGTGGCGAGGGCGAGCGGCTTGCCCGTTGACCCGCTGCACGACAGCTACGACCTCGTGATCATCGGAGGCGGACCCACCGGACTGACCGCCGCCGTCAACGGCGCGGCTGAAGGACTGCGGACCCTCATCGTTGAACGCTTCGCTCCCGGAGGTCAGGCTGGCACCTCGTCCCGCATCGAGAACTACACGGGCTTCCCCTTCGGTGTATCCGGCGACGACCTTGCGTCTCGAGCATTGCGACAGGCCAAGCGACTCGGCAGCGAACTCGTCGTCACGCGCACCGTGCAATCCATCAACCCGGATGCCCGAACGATCACGCTCGACGGCGGCGCAACGATCGCGGCGAAGGTGATCCTCCTCGCGACCGGCGTCGAGTGGCGCCGTCTCCCCCTGGAACGCATCGAGCACTTCGTCGGCAACGGCGTCTACTACGGTGCGGCACGCAGCGATGCGGCGAACGCCCACGGCAAGAACGTCTACATCGTCGGTGCCGGCAACTCGGCGGGTCAGGCTGCGATCTTCTTCTCGCGCCACTCGAAGTCGGTGCACCTCATTGTGAGAGGCGAGTCGCTCGCGGCGAGCATGTCGCAGTACTTGATCGATCAGATCGCCGCGAACCCGCACATCACTGTGGAGACTCGCTCGGAGGTTACGGCGCTGCACGGCGACGACGACCTGACGGCGATCGATGTCACCGACCGGCGATCGGGTGCGTCGACTCGACGCGATGCCGAGGTGCTGTTCGTCATGATCGGCGCTGACGCCGAGACATCCTGGTTGCCGGGTCCGATCGCCCGCGACGCTAACGGCTTCGTGCTCACCGGCGCGGCAGCGAAGACGAGCTCAGAGTGGACAGCCGAACGGGAGCCCTTCGCGCTGGAGACCACGGTCCCCGGGATTTTCGCCGCGGGCGATGTGCGCTCCGGTTCCGTCAAACGTGTTGCCGCGGGTGTGGGCGAGGGCGGCATGGCGGTGGCCTTCGCGCACCAGTACCTGGCGCTGTAG
- a CDS encoding YybH family protein has product MPTIEEDREAILKLHKDWWEANHQLVIPLMQSVYPSGDSYLMFNANGHPYFGIEEKSKLWEWYQGQLDIVEFPDIEIMRLTISGDMAWIACEGVFPMRAIGDQGTGSDTWDMKGDAFENRLRATEIYQRDDGDGNPVWKMWHFHCSPLPDQDEPRPGFGDTGRERGLGAGPGITPLRVTDTGVRS; this is encoded by the coding sequence ATGCCCACGATTGAAGAGGACCGCGAAGCGATCCTGAAGCTGCACAAGGACTGGTGGGAGGCCAACCACCAGCTCGTTATCCCGCTGATGCAGTCGGTCTACCCGTCGGGTGATTCGTACCTCATGTTCAACGCGAACGGTCACCCGTACTTCGGCATTGAGGAGAAGTCGAAGCTGTGGGAGTGGTACCAGGGCCAGCTCGACATCGTCGAGTTCCCCGACATCGAGATCATGCGCCTGACCATCTCGGGCGACATGGCGTGGATCGCGTGCGAGGGTGTCTTCCCGATGCGCGCCATCGGCGACCAGGGCACCGGTTCCGATACCTGGGACATGAAGGGTGATGCCTTCGAGAACCGCTTGCGCGCCACCGAGATCTACCAACGCGACGACGGAGACGGCAACCCGGTGTGGAAGATGTGGCACTTCCACTGCTCGCCCCTGCCTGACCAGGACGAGCCGCGCCCCGGCTTCGGCGACACCGGTCGCGAGCGCGGCCTCGGCGCAGGCCCCGGCATCACGCCGCTGCGCGTCACCGACACCGGCGTGCGTTCCTGA
- the pnuC gene encoding nicotinamide riboside transporter PnuC: MDPLAWFSHPLFHLFGQQVSVLETFAFVTGALCVWAVSRQWTWNWPVGLVNNVAFFALFLSAGLYADSGLQVAFFVLGVYGWYSWIRRRRAGSTIATTIPVRRATRGEVLTVVGLVALGTVLIAVLLTTQTNSVVPWPDAFITAASLGATWGQARKIIEQWWLWIIVDIVSIPLYVSKGLILTAILYCGFLALCVYGLRQWRRELAKDAAELPVSA, encoded by the coding sequence ATGGATCCGTTGGCCTGGTTCTCGCATCCGCTTTTCCATTTGTTCGGCCAACAGGTGTCCGTCCTCGAGACCTTCGCATTCGTCACGGGAGCTCTCTGCGTGTGGGCCGTGAGCCGCCAGTGGACGTGGAACTGGCCGGTCGGCCTCGTCAACAACGTCGCGTTTTTCGCGCTCTTCCTGTCGGCGGGCCTCTACGCCGATTCGGGGCTGCAGGTCGCATTCTTCGTACTGGGCGTCTACGGCTGGTACTCGTGGATCCGACGACGCCGCGCGGGGTCGACCATCGCGACCACGATTCCCGTGCGCAGGGCAACCCGCGGGGAGGTCCTCACCGTTGTGGGGTTGGTCGCGCTCGGGACCGTCCTCATCGCCGTTCTTCTCACGACCCAGACGAACTCGGTCGTGCCCTGGCCCGACGCCTTCATCACCGCCGCTTCCCTCGGCGCCACCTGGGGGCAAGCGCGCAAGATCATCGAGCAGTGGTGGCTTTGGATCATCGTCGACATTGTTTCGATCCCGCTCTACGTCTCCAAAGGCCTGATCCTGACCGCGATCCTGTACTGCGGCTTCCTGGCGTTATGCGTGTACGGCCTTCGGCAATGGCGTCGAGAGCTGGCTAAGGATGCTGCTGAGCTCCCCGTGAGCGCATGA
- a CDS encoding M20 metallopeptidase family protein produces MSGFTTPSATTQSTGTFAHDLVTLRRELHGIPEVGLHLPQTQSAIIRQLEPLGLDSLTTGSALSSVVGVIRGHKPGPTVLLRSDMDALPVAELTGLPWASTNGAMHACGHDLHMAGLVGAAQILTQRRHDFAGSVILAFQPGEEGHGGAPLMLGEGLLDAAGPAPIASYALHVWPTLDSGVFATRPGAIMAGMNHLRVTVHGTGGHASSPHRVRDTVPVVAEIVLALQTYVTRRFDVSDPIVLTVTQLAADSAAINVIPDRSSLAASIRTLSLESVAQLAAELPTFVQRIAEAHGCTADVHFGEDYPVTVNDARATDHATQLLAQRFGEERLQPLDSPLMASEDFAFVLQRSPGAFILLGARPPGDSEPEQPHSSRVLFDDSGLADHANALVELALGSLAAAS; encoded by the coding sequence ATGAGCGGCTTCACCACACCGAGTGCGACGACGCAGTCCACCGGCACGTTCGCGCACGACCTTGTGACCTTGCGGCGTGAACTGCACGGGATCCCCGAAGTCGGGCTGCACCTGCCCCAGACTCAGAGCGCCATCATCCGGCAGCTCGAGCCGCTCGGGCTCGACTCACTGACCACCGGTTCTGCTCTCTCTTCCGTCGTGGGCGTGATTCGCGGGCACAAGCCCGGTCCCACCGTGCTGCTGCGCTCCGACATGGATGCCCTCCCCGTCGCCGAGCTGACCGGTCTGCCCTGGGCGTCGACGAACGGTGCCATGCACGCGTGCGGCCACGACCTACACATGGCGGGACTCGTGGGCGCGGCTCAGATCCTGACCCAGCGCCGGCATGATTTCGCGGGCAGTGTCATCCTCGCCTTCCAACCGGGAGAAGAAGGTCACGGGGGCGCACCCCTCATGCTCGGCGAGGGACTCCTCGATGCGGCCGGCCCAGCGCCCATCGCGAGTTATGCCCTTCACGTGTGGCCAACGCTCGACTCCGGGGTGTTCGCGACTCGTCCCGGCGCGATCATGGCGGGCATGAACCATCTGCGGGTGACCGTCCACGGCACCGGGGGTCACGCCTCCAGCCCCCATCGGGTTCGCGACACCGTGCCCGTCGTCGCCGAGATCGTTCTCGCCCTGCAGACGTACGTCACCCGACGATTCGACGTGAGCGACCCGATCGTGCTGACGGTGACGCAGCTCGCCGCCGACTCCGCGGCGATCAACGTCATCCCCGACCGCTCGAGCCTCGCCGCATCCATCCGCACACTCTCGCTGGAGTCGGTGGCCCAGCTCGCGGCCGAGCTGCCCACGTTCGTTCAGCGGATCGCCGAGGCGCACGGATGCACGGCCGACGTTCACTTCGGGGAGGACTACCCCGTCACCGTCAATGACGCCCGGGCCACGGACCACGCGACGCAACTTCTCGCGCAGCGTTTTGGCGAGGAGCGGCTCCAACCACTCGACTCCCCGCTCATGGCCTCCGAGGACTTCGCGTTTGTGCTGCAGCGCTCCCCCGGCGCCTTCATTCTCCTCGGGGCCCGCCCGCCCGGGGACAGCGAGCCGGAACAACCGCACTCGTCACGCGTGCTGTTCGACGACAGCGGGCTCGCCGATCACGCGAACGCGCTCGTCGAACTCGCGCTCGGCTCCCTCGCCGCGGCCTCTTAG
- a CDS encoding tetratricopeptide repeat protein translates to MTSADGGAPDPVELALQRARLLADVGRFDDALGVIGEVLGSAPDHEELIATRGWLLLKLGRAAEAREALGALVAAQPNTAWTLYLLSAAELSLENIPAARKAADRALELEPQHPRYHLQVGYAAVAGSISGADRRVAEERVASALELGPDIPRTYEASAEIYRALGETEKAKEFVARGLALAPDDQSLHFLRAVLAGDYTPTSSKDYGGYAFAANQVAAMGEVLGMSPGNVEASQVVFGRVWAQLLRLIDAPLIMLGVVTIGIGAGMGNGPGLQNLYWAAIFAVVWPLFRLVLARLVISRAPKGYVRRMIRPIGSGVWRVVGSLTATAIGLLGVAALLWLRDAALVRVLLLLIVAGAVAGGVASVFWQARYFTAARESGIFQPGELGYRSVRIARKGLNAQLVRRCVMLALVSIVALLISRMTRADAAPVLLIITAAWVAPSIAAVLMVRRISRELGDTEYAPEGVKPSVVAGAFVGITALALGAVVVAAGIQLPWAPSDRDSAGVYTPHDERSDVFDECTGRPANRFACVIDKQQERIDQITEDMEEIEIPDFDFPDLPELDPDGTLPDVTVPEVTPAPEVVVP, encoded by the coding sequence GTGACCTCAGCGGACGGCGGCGCACCGGATCCGGTCGAACTCGCTCTCCAGCGGGCTCGGCTCCTCGCCGACGTCGGACGGTTCGACGACGCGCTGGGTGTGATCGGCGAGGTGCTGGGCAGCGCTCCCGACCACGAGGAACTCATCGCCACGCGCGGGTGGCTTCTGCTCAAGCTCGGTCGTGCGGCGGAAGCACGCGAGGCCCTCGGCGCGCTCGTGGCGGCCCAGCCGAACACGGCGTGGACGCTGTACCTGTTGTCCGCTGCCGAGCTGTCGCTCGAGAACATCCCGGCGGCTCGGAAGGCGGCGGACCGCGCGCTCGAACTGGAGCCCCAGCATCCGCGGTACCACCTGCAGGTCGGTTACGCCGCGGTCGCCGGGTCGATCAGCGGAGCCGACCGGCGGGTGGCCGAAGAGCGGGTGGCCTCCGCGCTCGAGCTCGGGCCGGACATCCCGCGCACGTATGAGGCGTCGGCCGAGATCTACCGAGCACTCGGCGAAACCGAGAAGGCGAAGGAGTTCGTCGCGCGCGGACTCGCGCTCGCCCCGGACGACCAGTCGCTGCACTTCCTGCGTGCGGTGCTGGCCGGCGACTACACGCCCACCAGCTCAAAGGACTACGGGGGCTACGCGTTCGCCGCCAACCAGGTCGCAGCGATGGGCGAAGTGCTCGGTATGTCGCCCGGCAACGTCGAGGCGTCCCAGGTGGTGTTCGGTCGGGTGTGGGCTCAACTGCTGCGCCTCATCGACGCGCCGCTCATCATGCTCGGGGTTGTCACCATCGGCATCGGCGCCGGAATGGGCAACGGGCCCGGCCTGCAGAACCTGTACTGGGCGGCGATCTTCGCCGTAGTGTGGCCGCTGTTCCGGCTCGTGCTGGCTCGGCTCGTCATCAGCCGTGCGCCCAAAGGCTACGTACGCCGGATGATCCGGCCCATCGGATCCGGAGTGTGGCGGGTCGTCGGTAGCCTCACCGCCACCGCGATCGGGTTGCTCGGGGTCGCCGCGTTGCTCTGGTTGCGGGACGCGGCCCTGGTGCGCGTACTGCTGCTGCTCATCGTTGCAGGCGCGGTTGCGGGGGGCGTCGCATCCGTGTTCTGGCAGGCCCGCTACTTCACGGCGGCCCGCGAGTCCGGAATCTTCCAGCCGGGGGAGCTCGGCTACCGCAGCGTGCGTATCGCCCGCAAAGGACTCAACGCGCAACTGGTGCGTCGATGTGTGATGCTGGCGCTCGTCTCCATCGTCGCGTTGCTGATCTCACGGATGACGCGGGCCGACGCCGCGCCCGTGCTCCTCATCATCACCGCGGCGTGGGTGGCGCCCTCGATCGCCGCGGTGCTCATGGTGCGCCGGATCTCGCGGGAACTCGGCGACACCGAGTACGCGCCGGAAGGTGTCAAGCCGTCCGTCGTGGCGGGAGCCTTCGTGGGGATCACCGCGCTGGCCCTCGGTGCCGTGGTCGTTGCGGCGGGCATCCAGCTGCCATGGGCGCCGTCCGACCGCGACAGCGCTGGCGTCTACACCCCGCACGACGAGCGCAGCGACGTCTTCGACGAGTGCACGGGAAGGCCGGCGAACCGCTTCGCCTGTGTCATAGACAAACAGCAGGAGCGCATCGACCAGATCACGGAAGACATGGAGGAGATCGAGATCCCCGACTTCGACTTCCCCGACCTGCCCGAACTCGACCCCGACGGAACGCTGCCGGATGTCACGGTGCCGGAGGTCACCCCGGCACCCGAAGTTGTGGTGCCGTAG
- a CDS encoding DUF1028 domain-containing protein codes for MTYSIVAVDADAGQMGVAVQSHYFGVGSLVPWARPGVGVVATQSVVRAAYGPILLDLVEGGATAADALAEAVAADPGQGIRQVAVLSASGDAAAHTGDGCIAAAGHIVGEGFSAQANLVTGSAVWLSMAEAFTTTSGDLAHRLLASLDAAQSAGGDLRGMQAAAVRIVSTIATGDLATDTILDIRVDDHEDPLRELRRLSVASGALAGLVRMLEEPGLLSGPMTAAPGAVVTALQELETAQTTLGPANGEPSIWAGLLLARLGRPDAAASRFRRAASSGIDPAPLLRSLAAAGMWTGDPEDLVALATERPS; via the coding sequence GTGACGTATTCGATCGTCGCCGTTGATGCGGACGCAGGCCAGATGGGTGTTGCCGTCCAGTCCCACTACTTCGGGGTGGGGTCTCTCGTGCCGTGGGCGCGACCCGGGGTCGGAGTTGTCGCGACACAGTCTGTTGTGCGCGCGGCGTACGGACCCATCCTGCTCGACCTGGTCGAGGGCGGCGCGACGGCCGCCGACGCCCTAGCGGAGGCAGTTGCCGCGGACCCGGGGCAGGGCATCCGACAGGTCGCGGTGCTCAGCGCCTCCGGTGACGCGGCCGCCCACACGGGCGACGGATGCATCGCTGCCGCCGGTCACATCGTCGGCGAGGGTTTCTCCGCTCAGGCCAACTTGGTTACCGGCAGCGCGGTCTGGCTCTCGATGGCCGAAGCCTTCACCACCACGTCGGGTGATCTGGCGCACCGCCTTCTGGCCTCCCTCGATGCGGCCCAGTCCGCTGGCGGCGACCTTCGCGGAATGCAGGCGGCAGCCGTGCGCATCGTCTCCACGATCGCGACCGGGGACCTCGCCACCGACACGATTCTCGACATCCGGGTCGACGACCACGAGGACCCGTTGCGCGAACTGCGCAGGCTGTCCGTTGCGTCGGGCGCGCTCGCCGGGCTCGTGCGGATGCTCGAAGAACCGGGGCTTCTCAGCGGGCCCATGACGGCAGCGCCCGGCGCTGTCGTCACCGCCCTGCAGGAACTCGAAACCGCGCAGACAACCCTGGGACCGGCCAACGGTGAGCCATCGATCTGGGCCGGGTTGCTTCTCGCGAGGCTCGGGCGGCCCGATGCCGCAGCGAGCCGGTTTCGTCGCGCTGCGTCATCCGGTATCGACCCCGCTCCCCTTCTCAGGTCGCTCGCGGCAGCCGGGATGTGGACCGGCGACCCCGAAGATCTCGTGGCCCTCGCGACGGAGCGTCCGTCGTGA
- a CDS encoding AAA family ATPase, which yields MTRALVIGKFYPPHLGHVGLLERASREADEVVGIVMASITESIPLHDRVEWLSASLAHLDSVRVIGVPDDAPVDYESEIAWVAHSEMMRVALRHHGVESVDVVVSSEPYGAELAKRLGARHVSHDPSRNAVSVSGTAVRDDPVGMWHLLPEPTRLGLAVRVIVLGAESTGTTTLSRALADHFSSTGYPGIEAVEEYGREFTYVLHERARAEARALGTKDPSVEDLVWLSEHFAEIALEQTRRENSAALASPLVIADTDALATTVWERRYVGASSRASAFALETLARRDLYIVTDHVGVPFEQDGWRDGEHIRADMTRWMIDAVHETGLPWMLVRGSHQERLDYSITAIETILESRLKFT from the coding sequence ATGACCCGCGCCCTCGTCATCGGCAAGTTCTATCCGCCACATCTGGGTCACGTCGGGTTGCTGGAGAGAGCATCCCGCGAGGCAGACGAGGTTGTCGGAATCGTCATGGCAAGCATCACCGAATCCATCCCCCTTCATGATCGCGTCGAATGGCTCTCAGCCTCCCTCGCCCACCTTGACTCGGTGCGAGTAATCGGTGTGCCTGACGATGCCCCCGTCGACTATGAGAGCGAGATCGCGTGGGTTGCTCACAGCGAGATGATGAGAGTCGCACTCCGCCACCACGGTGTGGAGTCGGTTGATGTCGTCGTCAGTTCCGAGCCCTATGGTGCTGAGTTAGCAAAGCGCCTTGGCGCGCGCCACGTGTCACACGATCCGTCACGTAACGCGGTGAGCGTAAGCGGGACTGCGGTACGCGACGACCCGGTCGGAATGTGGCATTTGCTCCCCGAGCCCACCCGCCTGGGTCTCGCGGTTCGTGTAATCGTGCTGGGCGCTGAGTCAACCGGCACCACCACACTGAGCCGGGCGCTGGCGGACCATTTCTCCTCAACTGGCTACCCGGGCATCGAGGCCGTCGAGGAGTATGGTCGCGAGTTCACGTACGTCCTCCACGAGCGCGCCCGGGCCGAGGCTCGGGCACTCGGCACGAAGGATCCGAGCGTCGAGGACCTCGTGTGGTTGTCGGAACACTTCGCAGAGATCGCGTTGGAGCAGACCCGACGGGAGAACTCGGCGGCGCTCGCCTCCCCCCTGGTCATCGCGGACACCGACGCGCTCGCAACCACGGTGTGGGAGCGCCGCTACGTTGGGGCGTCGAGCCGGGCTTCGGCCTTTGCGCTAGAGACCCTCGCTCGTCGCGACCTCTACATCGTGACCGACCATGTGGGTGTCCCGTTCGAGCAGGACGGATGGCGCGACGGCGAGCACATCCGAGCGGACATGACCCGGTGGATGATCGATGCTGTTCACGAGACGGGACTCCCGTGGATGCTCGTTCGAGGCTCACACCAGGAACGCCTCGACTACTCGATCACCGCCATCGAGACCATCCTGGAATCACGGCTGAAGTTCACTTGA
- a CDS encoding Lrp/AsnC family transcriptional regulator, which yields MTTEGEGAAAQNARRPTLDDIDRSILEVVANDGRATVADIASRAGIAASTAHARLRRLISEGTITGFHAAIDQRDLGLQLQALVGVTLRPGARQENIVAFANAIRGLPDVIQIFFVGGADDFIVHVAVPDSSALRTFVVQHLSGQPSVASTRTSIVFDYHRNRVASSFQ from the coding sequence ATGACGACAGAGGGTGAGGGGGCTGCGGCGCAGAATGCACGCCGCCCCACGCTGGACGACATCGACCGCAGCATCCTGGAGGTCGTGGCTAACGACGGACGCGCGACCGTCGCCGACATCGCGAGTCGCGCCGGGATCGCGGCATCCACCGCCCACGCCCGACTCCGACGACTGATCTCCGAAGGCACCATCACCGGATTCCACGCGGCCATCGATCAGCGCGACCTCGGACTGCAACTGCAAGCGCTCGTGGGCGTCACCCTTCGGCCCGGCGCGCGCCAGGAGAACATCGTCGCGTTCGCCAACGCCATCCGCGGTCTGCCCGATGTGATCCAGATCTTCTTCGTCGGGGGCGCGGATGACTTCATCGTGCATGTCGCCGTACCCGACAGCTCGGCCCTCCGCACGTTCGTCGTGCAGCACCTGTCCGGCCAACCGAGCGTCGCCTCGACCCGCACGAGCATCGTGTTCGACTACCACCGCAACCGGGTCGCGTCCTCGTTCCAGTAG
- the ald gene encoding alanine dehydrogenase produces MRVGIPTEIKNNENRVAITPSGVDSLVRAGHDVLIQEGAGIHSSITDDAYRAVGATIVDDADAVWGSADLLVKVKEPIAAEYRHLRPDLTLFTYLHLAADRPLTQALIDSGCTAIAYETVQLPDRSLPLLSPMSEVAGRLSVVVGAHELMRSQGGRGTLLGGVAGTPKAKVVVIGGGVAGEHASANALGLGADVTIIDVSLPRLRALQTRFGERIHTRPSTPYDIAEAVSDADLVIGSVLIPGASAPKLVTLDMVERMKAGSVLVDIAIDQGGCFEGSHPTTHDDPTFAVANSLYYCVANMPGAVPETSTRALTNATTPYIERIASLGWDAAAAADPALALGLNVRGGEITNAGVAAAYAG; encoded by the coding sequence ATGCGTGTCGGTATCCCCACCGAGATCAAGAACAACGAAAACCGGGTGGCGATCACGCCGTCCGGTGTGGACTCGTTGGTGCGCGCGGGCCACGACGTGCTCATCCAGGAGGGCGCGGGCATCCATTCGTCCATCACGGATGACGCGTACCGTGCGGTCGGCGCCACCATCGTCGATGACGCCGACGCGGTGTGGGGCTCCGCTGACCTGCTCGTGAAGGTGAAGGAACCGATCGCGGCGGAGTACCGCCACCTCCGGCCCGACCTCACCCTATTCACCTACCTGCACCTCGCCGCCGACCGGCCGCTCACTCAGGCCCTCATCGATTCCGGATGCACGGCCATCGCGTACGAGACGGTGCAACTTCCGGACCGCTCGCTGCCCCTGCTCTCGCCCATGAGCGAGGTCGCCGGCCGGCTCTCGGTGGTTGTGGGTGCGCACGAGCTCATGCGCAGCCAGGGCGGCCGCGGGACGCTCCTGGGCGGAGTCGCGGGCACTCCCAAAGCGAAGGTCGTTGTCATCGGGGGTGGTGTCGCGGGGGAGCACGCCTCCGCAAACGCTCTCGGCCTCGGTGCCGACGTGACCATCATCGACGTGTCGCTCCCGCGGTTGCGAGCGCTGCAGACCCGATTCGGCGAGCGCATCCACACCCGTCCCTCGACGCCGTACGACATCGCGGAGGCCGTGAGTGACGCCGACCTCGTGATCGGGTCGGTGCTCATCCCGGGTGCGAGTGCCCCAAAGCTTGTCACCCTCGACATGGTGGAGCGCATGAAGGCCGGCTCGGTGCTGGTGGACATCGCGATCGACCAGGGCGGATGCTTCGAGGGTTCGCACCCGACAACCCACGACGATCCCACCTTCGCCGTGGCTAACTCGCTGTACTACTGCGTGGCCAACATGCCGGGCGCGGTGCCGGAGACCTCGACGCGAGCGCTCACCAACGCCACCACCCCGTACATCGAACGCATCGCCTCCCTCGGCTGGGACGCGGCGGCGGCCGCGGACCCCGCCCTCGCCCTCGGCCTGAATGTGCGCGGCGGCGAGATCACCAACGCGGGTGTCGCCGCGGCCTACGCCGGCTAA
- a CDS encoding nuclear transport factor 2 family protein: MTAWTWDDELASHLAERFRGWTDCNGTGDMQSLSGYLHPDFLYVSVFGHRYNKQSYLDLAGSLRDGAFYIIHRTSARRLGNVAELDGEYFTHSITADGADLTAHTRFTGTWVLEGDEWVCLTHHGTFYEPPSDTALEVQRRIDAIRGAA, encoded by the coding sequence GTGACTGCTTGGACATGGGACGACGAGTTGGCGTCCCATCTCGCGGAACGATTCCGCGGATGGACCGACTGCAACGGGACGGGCGATATGCAATCCCTGTCGGGATACCTTCACCCCGACTTTCTCTACGTGAGCGTGTTCGGGCACCGCTACAACAAGCAGAGCTACCTGGACCTCGCGGGAAGCCTCCGGGACGGCGCGTTCTACATCATCCACCGCACGAGCGCTCGGCGGCTGGGAAACGTGGCCGAACTCGACGGCGAGTACTTCACCCACTCCATCACGGCCGACGGCGCAGACCTCACGGCCCACACACGCTTTACCGGCACCTGGGTTCTCGAGGGCGACGAGTGGGTGTGTCTCACCCACCACGGAACGTTCTACGAACCACCCTCCGACACCGCCCTCGAAGTACAGAGGCGAATCGACGCGATTCGCGGGGCTGCATGA